A stretch of Rhizobium sp. TH2 DNA encodes these proteins:
- a CDS encoding cell wall hydrolase, which translates to MIYSKWLAPSIFALAGLMSFPNAAAQADIASMISANLTKGESWRSFMVDSPAGSIHQEELVFAHHEEEALPKTRGLVMPDGKLVALSPNEKVVPVTPDEDRVNRRLKKGRIIAVERIRPPKDFTAGTILDRQASLFSAEPMEDQKTAFIKSDILDKGMDIALAFHKNRAKVDDYGVPAMLASLVTNDEADSLATAYSNPEPDYAEVSPFDSILTENTTKRFVPKIDAVHHNWATSVLPASVFTPREQQCLAEAIYFESITEPLKGQAAVAQVVLNRVRNPTFPNTICGVVYQNEDWRNRCQFSFACDRIPDRVTDKSKFKTAKDIAMAVTAGKIYLKEVGDSTHYHATYVRPNWGRTMKKVGRIGLHIFYRTRYGGWS; encoded by the coding sequence ATGATCTATTCGAAATGGCTCGCCCCGTCGATCTTTGCACTTGCCGGCCTCATGAGTTTTCCGAATGCCGCGGCGCAAGCCGATATCGCCTCGATGATATCAGCGAACCTCACCAAGGGTGAGAGCTGGCGCAGCTTCATGGTCGATTCCCCCGCAGGCTCCATCCATCAGGAAGAACTGGTCTTCGCCCATCACGAGGAAGAAGCGCTGCCGAAAACGCGCGGCTTGGTGATGCCCGACGGCAAACTCGTGGCGCTTTCGCCGAACGAAAAGGTCGTCCCTGTCACCCCTGACGAGGATCGTGTCAATCGGCGGCTCAAAAAGGGCCGCATCATCGCCGTCGAGCGCATCCGGCCGCCTAAGGATTTCACCGCCGGCACCATCCTCGACCGCCAGGCAAGCCTGTTCTCGGCCGAGCCTATGGAAGACCAGAAGACGGCGTTCATCAAGTCTGACATCCTTGACAAGGGAATGGATATCGCGCTGGCCTTCCACAAGAACCGCGCCAAGGTCGATGATTATGGCGTCCCCGCCATGCTCGCGAGCCTGGTGACCAATGACGAGGCGGACAGCCTGGCCACCGCCTATTCCAACCCCGAGCCGGATTATGCCGAAGTCTCGCCCTTCGATTCCATCCTGACGGAGAACACGACCAAGCGCTTCGTGCCGAAGATCGACGCCGTCCATCACAACTGGGCGACATCAGTGCTGCCGGCAAGCGTGTTTACGCCCAGGGAACAGCAGTGCCTCGCCGAGGCGATCTATTTCGAATCGATCACCGAACCACTCAAGGGCCAGGCCGCCGTGGCCCAGGTCGTGCTCAACCGGGTGCGCAATCCGACCTTCCCGAACACGATCTGCGGCGTCGTCTACCAGAACGAAGACTGGCGCAACCGTTGTCAGTTCTCCTTCGCCTGCGACCGAATTCCCGACCGCGTGACCGACAAGTCGAAGTTCAAGACGGCCAAGGACATCGCGATGGCCGTGACCGCCGGCAAGATCTATCTCAAGGAAGTCGGCGATTCGACGCACTACCACGCCACCTACGTGCGGCCGAACTGGGGACGCACGATGAAGAAGGTCGGGCGCATCGGCCTGCACATCTTCTACCGCACCCGCTACGGCGGTTGGAGCTGA
- a CDS encoding AtpZ/AtpI family protein, which yields METDRKDSLEERRDSLHQKLEQARPKDEGIEKSSDVSRKGYSEALKISSEFISAIVVGGILGYLLDLLLPTKPWGLIVFVLLGFVAGVLNVLRTTGKVSSPHPVDRIGKHRDKDKQ from the coding sequence ATGGAGACGGACCGCAAGGATAGTCTGGAAGAGCGACGCGATAGCCTTCATCAGAAGCTTGAGCAGGCGCGGCCGAAAGACGAGGGGATCGAAAAGTCTAGTGATGTTAGCCGCAAAGGCTACTCCGAGGCTTTGAAAATTTCCTCCGAATTCATTTCCGCCATCGTGGTGGGAGGGATCCTCGGTTACCTTCTGGACCTTCTTCTTCCGACGAAGCCATGGGGATTGATCGTTTTTGTCCTCCTCGGCTTTGTTGCCGGTGTACTGAATGTGTTGCGCACGACCGGCAAGGTCAGTTCGCCGCATCCGGTGGACCGGATCGGAAAGCACAGGGATAAAGACAAGCAGTAG
- a CDS encoding F0F1 ATP synthase subunit A translates to MATPDKVDPIHQFHLNTIVDLGRYDFTNSGLFMVLTVVVATAFLLWASAPKAVIPGRWQSIAELSYEFVAKMLKDATGHGGEKFFPLVFSLFLFVLVSNFFGMIPGFFTVGSQIIVTICLALLVIGTVVVYGIYKHGFKFFSIFVPSGVPMVLIPLVTFIEIISFLSRPVSLSVRLFANLLAGHITLKVFAGFVFSLGMLGPLGIAGAILPLLMTIGLTGLEFLVAFLQAYVFAVLTCMYLNDALHPGH, encoded by the coding sequence GTGGCGACACCAGACAAGGTAGATCCCATCCACCAGTTCCACCTCAACACGATCGTGGATCTGGGCAGGTACGACTTCACCAATTCCGGCCTCTTCATGGTCCTGACGGTGGTCGTGGCGACAGCCTTCCTGCTCTGGGCCTCCGCGCCGAAGGCCGTCATTCCCGGCCGCTGGCAGTCGATTGCCGAACTCTCCTATGAATTTGTGGCGAAAATGCTGAAGGACGCGACCGGCCACGGTGGCGAGAAGTTCTTTCCGCTGGTTTTCTCGCTCTTCCTCTTCGTGCTCGTTTCCAATTTCTTCGGCATGATCCCCGGCTTCTTCACCGTCGGCTCGCAGATCATCGTCACCATCTGCCTCGCTTTGTTGGTGATCGGCACGGTCGTCGTTTACGGTATCTACAAGCACGGCTTCAAATTCTTCAGCATCTTCGTGCCCTCGGGCGTGCCGATGGTCCTGATCCCGCTCGTGACGTTTATCGAGATCATTTCCTTCCTCTCTCGTCCGGTCAGCCTCTCGGTTCGTCTCTTCGCGAACCTGCTCGCCGGTCACATCACGCTCAAGGTCTTCGCCGGCTTCGTCTTCTCGCTCGGCATGCTTGGCCCGCTCGGCATTGCCGGCGCCATCCTGCCGCTGCTGATGACCATCGGTCTCACCGGCCTCGAATTCCTGGTCGCCTTCCTGCAGGCCTATGTGTTTGCGGTTCTGACCTGCATGTATCTCAACGACGCGCTCCATCCGGGGCACTGA